From a single Candidatus Izimaplasma bacterium HR1 genomic region:
- a CDS encoding Sodium Bile acid symporter family protein produces the protein MIKILTLIKKKLIISVLISMALGIILGYYFDLSFLAKTILPLTFLLVYPMMVTLKLETIFEKWNFKLQIVTQIINFIVFPLIAYGLGLIFFSDNEYLRLGLLLIALLPTSGMTISWTAMAKGNINAAIKMVIFGLLLGALLSPIYITLFLGEAITVPFMKIFTQILVVVILPTILAFITQRVLIKKYTAIKFHTYIKPKFPLFSTLGVVLIIFVAISLKAEKIVNNPSILIDMIIPLLILYALFFIISVGTGRLFFNRNNGIALVNGTLIRSLSLSLAIALTTFPEAGITALLIAIAYTIQVQVAAWNVRLTKKLFPDEIKQ, from the coding sequence TCTATGGCATTAGGAATTATACTAGGATACTATTTTGATCTTAGTTTTCTAGCAAAAACCATTTTACCATTAACATTTTTACTAGTGTATCCGATGATGGTTACTCTGAAGTTAGAAACTATTTTTGAGAAATGGAATTTTAAACTTCAAATAGTAACACAAATAATTAATTTTATTGTATTTCCATTAATCGCATATGGATTAGGACTAATATTCTTTAGCGATAATGAGTATTTAAGATTAGGTTTATTACTAATAGCTTTATTACCTACGTCTGGGATGACGATAAGTTGGACAGCTATGGCAAAAGGGAATATCAATGCTGCGATTAAAATGGTAATCTTTGGTTTGTTACTTGGAGCATTACTATCACCTATATATATTACTTTATTTTTAGGAGAAGCAATAACAGTTCCATTTATGAAAATATTTACGCAAATATTAGTGGTAGTGATTTTGCCAACTATTTTAGCATTCATTACACAAAGAGTTTTAATTAAGAAATATACAGCAATTAAGTTTCATACATACATAAAACCAAAATTCCCTCTATTCTCTACTCTTGGAGTAGTATTAATAATCTTTGTGGCAATTTCTTTAAAAGCAGAAAAAATTGTCAATAATCCAAGTATCCTTATCGATATGATAATTCCTTTATTAATTCTATATGCTTTATTCTTTATAATAAGTGTTGGGACAGGACGCTTATTCTTTAATAGAAATAATGGGATTGCTTTAGTAAATGGAACGCTAATTAGAAGTTTATCTTTATCTCTAGCAATAGCATTAACAACTTTTCCAGAAGCGGGAATAACCGCTTTGCTAATTGCAATTGCTTATACAATTCAAGTTCAAGTTGCAGCGTGGAATGTACGGCTCACTAAAAAACTATTTCCAGACGAAATAAAACAATAA
- the def gene encoding Peptide deformylase, which produces MLLMKDVIREGHPTLAKRSSLVDIPLDDETKQTLKDMMEFLENSQDDKKSEELGLRPGVGLAAPQINIPKQMIAVMTTDETGEKFYKLLLVNPKIVSHSEAKTYIPGGEGCLSVDREVEGVVPRHKKIRVRAHHYLPETDELRKIELRVSNYVGVVLQHEIDHLNGILFTDKIVPDLNDIEPIVFPLEELEE; this is translated from the coding sequence ATGTTACTGATGAAAGATGTAATAAGAGAAGGTCATCCAACTTTAGCTAAACGAAGTAGTTTAGTTGATATCCCTTTAGATGACGAAACAAAGCAAACATTAAAAGATATGATGGAATTTTTAGAGAATTCACAAGATGATAAAAAAAGTGAAGAATTAGGTTTAAGACCCGGAGTTGGTCTTGCTGCACCTCAAATAAATATTCCAAAACAAATGATTGCGGTTATGACAACAGATGAAACTGGTGAAAAATTTTATAAGTTGTTATTAGTTAACCCTAAAATAGTTTCTCATAGTGAAGCAAAAACATATATCCCTGGTGGTGAAGGATGTTTAAGTGTTGATAGAGAAGTCGAAGGCGTTGTTCCTAGACATAAGAAGATTAGAGTAAGAGCTCATCATTATTTACCTGAGACTGATGAACTAAGAAAAATTGAATTACGTGTAAGTAATTACGTTGGTGTTGTTCTACAGCATGAAATAGATCATTTAAATGGTATTTTGTTTACAGATAAAATTGTCCCTGATTTAAATGATATTGAACCCATAGTGTTCCCATTGGAAGAATTAGAAGAATAA
- the pfkA1 gene encoding 6-phosphofructokinase 1 — protein sequence MNKKIRKIGIITGGGDCSGLNAVINGITKAAVNKYGLEVVGFTRGYSGLYKNDYRPLGLRSVSGIMHEGGTILKSSNKDNLFNLPFEQPDGSVIYKDVSDEAVKNLKYLGVDALIVIGGDGTLTSARDFSRKGIPVIGVPKTIDNDLPSTDVTFGYNTSLETITDALDKIHTTAFSHDRVMVVEVMGRNSGWLALEGGLAGSADVILIPEIPYDLTSVVEKIRQRDAFGRNFSIVVVSEGAKPKDGKQHIREIIKDSADSIRLGGIGQVITDQLQELVPEHEVRHTNLAYIQRGGVTSQFDRALGLLFGVNAVDLLMSGGSGRMVQLRGRKITSVPLEEVVGSGEVGETSRGGGKTVDPEGQYVQAAKAIGICFGDSSNLDE from the coding sequence GTGAATAAAAAAATTAGAAAGATCGGTATCATTACCGGTGGTGGGGACTGTAGTGGTCTTAACGCAGTAATCAACGGAATCACTAAAGCAGCAGTTAACAAGTATGGACTTGAAGTTGTTGGTTTTACTAGAGGATATTCTGGATTATACAAAAACGATTATCGTCCTTTAGGGTTAAGAAGTGTTTCAGGGATTATGCACGAAGGTGGAACTATTTTAAAATCTTCAAATAAAGATAACTTATTTAATTTACCTTTTGAACAACCTGACGGTAGTGTTATTTATAAAGATGTTTCAGATGAAGCAGTTAAAAACTTGAAATATTTAGGTGTTGATGCTTTAATCGTAATTGGAGGAGACGGTACTTTAACTAGTGCTCGTGATTTCTCAAGAAAAGGTATTCCAGTAATCGGAGTTCCAAAAACAATTGATAATGATTTACCATCAACTGATGTTACATTCGGTTATAATACATCATTAGAAACTATTACTGATGCACTCGATAAAATCCATACAACAGCATTCTCGCACGATAGAGTAATGGTTGTAGAAGTTATGGGTCGTAATAGTGGATGGTTAGCACTTGAAGGTGGATTAGCTGGTAGCGCTGATGTTATATTAATCCCCGAAATACCTTATGATTTAACAAGTGTTGTTGAAAAAATTAGACAAAGAGATGCATTTGGTCGTAATTTCAGTATTGTTGTTGTATCTGAAGGTGCTAAACCTAAAGATGGTAAACAACATATTCGTGAAATTATTAAAGATAGTGCCGATTCAATCCGTTTAGGAGGAATAGGACAAGTAATTACTGATCAATTACAAGAACTAGTTCCTGAACACGAAGTACGTCATACTAACTTAGCATATATTCAGCGTGGTGGAGTTACATCACAATTTGATAGAGCTTTGGGATTACTATTTGGAGTTAACGCTGTTGATTTACTAATGAGTGGTGGAAGTGGAAGAATGGTACAACTTCGCGGAAGAAAAATTACTTCAGTTCCATTAGAAGAAGTTGTAGGTTCAGGAGAAGTAGGAGAAACATCACGTGGTGGTGGTAAAACAGTTGATCCAGAAGGACAATATGTTCAAGCTGCTAAAGCGATTGGTATTTGCTTTGGTGATTCTTCAAACTTAGATGAGTAA
- a CDS encoding Cytochrome C biogenesis protein transmembrane region, whose amino-acid sequence MKKTWYLLLTILLTLTLMIAPVKVQSASKEVVYFKERTCLVCIDLEETGYIQQMIDSGINVTIYDLMSDDKIDEYSYTDNDDNLVEVTALDVFAAFNEEYEREAGGVPVIFVSDTYFEDPDIKGAIDDNSIFDLSDNPLLEVTVEEGQAFGDLSGIVGFFIVLGAGLLDGFNPCAIALLLLFIGLLVGAKDKKVLLMVSITYIGALFLSYFLIGTFFLEVLERYTTQIELIGTIINWFVIILCFVLFSLNFYDFIQARNEKYGKIKNQLPKFVQKYNKKIVKAFTRVINNEDSKGGLIGVLGITFLLGITLSVTELVCTGQIYFGILYGIHSVGSGYAYILLLFYNIMFVLPLIIIAVVAIRLKSVVTISNWIREHLSIIKLVTAIFFLGIFIFFLIRLF is encoded by the coding sequence ATGAAAAAAACATGGTATTTATTACTGACAATTCTATTAACTTTAACATTAATGATTGCACCTGTCAAAGTGCAAAGTGCTTCTAAAGAAGTTGTTTATTTTAAAGAGAGAACTTGTCTTGTTTGTATAGATTTGGAAGAAACAGGATATATTCAGCAAATGATTGATTCAGGAATCAATGTAACAATATATGATTTAATGTCAGATGATAAAATTGATGAATATAGTTACACTGACAATGATGATAATTTAGTTGAGGTAACAGCTCTTGATGTTTTTGCAGCATTTAATGAAGAGTATGAACGTGAAGCTGGTGGGGTTCCTGTAATTTTTGTAAGTGATACTTATTTTGAAGATCCAGATATTAAAGGAGCAATCGATGATAATTCAATATTTGATTTAAGTGATAATCCTTTGCTTGAAGTAACTGTTGAAGAAGGTCAAGCATTTGGTGATTTATCTGGTATAGTTGGATTTTTTATCGTTTTAGGTGCTGGTTTGCTAGATGGATTTAATCCTTGTGCTATCGCATTATTATTGTTATTTATCGGTTTATTAGTTGGCGCTAAAGATAAAAAAGTATTATTGATGGTTAGTATTACTTATATAGGTGCATTGTTTTTATCATACTTCTTAATTGGGACATTCTTCCTTGAAGTATTAGAAAGATACACTACACAAATAGAACTTATTGGTACAATTATAAACTGGTTTGTTATCATACTTTGTTTTGTTTTATTCTCTCTTAACTTTTATGATTTCATTCAAGCAAGAAATGAAAAATACGGTAAAATCAAAAATCAATTACCTAAATTTGTTCAAAAATATAATAAAAAAATCGTAAAAGCATTTACTAGAGTTATTAATAATGAAGATAGTAAAGGCGGTTTAATTGGTGTCCTTGGAATAACATTCTTACTCGGAATCACTTTAAGTGTTACTGAACTAGTATGTACAGGACAAATATATTTCGGTATTCTATATGGTATCCACAGTGTTGGTAGTGGCTATGCTTATATCTTATTATTATTTTACAATATTATGTTTGTTTTACCTTTAATCATAATTGCGGTAGTCGCAATTAGATTAAAAAGTGTTGTTACAATCAGTAACTGGATTAGAGAACATCTATCAATTATAAAATTAGTTACAGCAATCTTCTTCTTAGGAATCTTCATCTTTTTCCTAATAAGACTATTCTAA
- the rsuA gene encoding Ribosomal small subunit pseudouridine synthase A gives MRLDKLLVNMKYGSRKEMKAVCKNKQVTVNDEVIKDSSINIDPVNDKITIFGEEVIYKENILLMLHKPQGYVSANKDGLHETVFDLLEEPYTRLKLNIAGRLDIDTEGLLLLTDNGDLLHDLISPNKNIYKTYLVRTDQKFNPDSLLKEFEILDGKNNPYTPSKPFIEKINDFEFYISIKEGKYHQVKRMVEHFRREVIYLKRVAYGDISLGDLEIGKYREI, from the coding sequence ATGAGATTAGATAAATTATTAGTTAATATGAAATATGGTTCAAGAAAAGAAATGAAAGCAGTATGTAAGAATAAACAAGTAACTGTTAATGATGAAGTAATTAAGGATTCCTCTATCAATATTGATCCGGTAAATGATAAAATAACTATTTTTGGTGAAGAAGTTATTTATAAAGAAAACATCCTCTTGATGCTCCATAAGCCTCAAGGATATGTTTCAGCTAACAAAGATGGTCTTCACGAAACAGTTTTCGATCTTTTAGAAGAACCTTATACAAGGTTAAAACTAAATATCGCAGGGCGACTTGATATCGATACAGAAGGGTTACTCTTATTAACAGACAATGGTGATTTACTCCATGATCTTATTTCTCCTAATAAGAATATCTATAAAACATATTTAGTTAGGACAGATCAAAAGTTCAATCCTGATTCACTATTAAAGGAATTTGAAATTCTTGATGGAAAGAATAATCCATATACACCATCAAAACCATTTATTGAGAAAATAAATGATTTTGAATTTTACATCTCAATTAAAGAAGGTAAATACCATCAAGTAAAAAGAATGGTAGAACACTTTAGAAGAGAAGTAATATACTTAAAAAGAGTTGCTTACGGTGATATTTCGTTAGGTGATTTAGAAATAGGAAAATATCGAGAAATATAA
- the nifS gene encoding Cysteine desulfurase produces MEVYLDNASTTGVSKEVYTAMKPYLKSEFGNPSSLHSKGIKVRKIINGAHKQVASLLNCNKNEIYFTSCGTESINWALKGLAFGNKTKGEIITTKIEHHATLHTVEFLEELGYIIHYLDVDKQGFINLDQLRSLVNDNTLVVSIILANNEIGTIQNITEISEICEEARTYLHLDAVQALTHIPINLKELKVDLMSISGHKFHAPKGVGILYVKEGTHITNLIHGGQQENSLRSGTENVPYIIGIAKALEVGIDKYKEYEERLNKYTKYFLSELDKANVNYILNGPKIGRHRLPGNLNLSFKEFDGSDITYYLNKANIYVSTGSACDSTSIEPSHVLKAICVPNDYINASIRFSIGEYTTKEEVNYCVSTLIGILNDLK; encoded by the coding sequence ATGGAAGTATATTTAGATAACGCTTCTACTACTGGAGTCAGTAAAGAAGTTTACACTGCAATGAAGCCATATTTAAAAAGCGAATTTGGCAACCCTTCAAGTCTTCATTCAAAAGGGATAAAAGTTCGTAAAATTATCAATGGAGCTCATAAACAAGTAGCATCATTACTAAACTGTAATAAGAATGAAATATACTTTACAAGTTGTGGAACAGAATCAATTAACTGGGCTTTAAAAGGTTTAGCTTTTGGAAATAAGACCAAAGGCGAAATCATCACGACAAAAATTGAACATCATGCGACATTGCATACCGTTGAATTTTTAGAAGAACTTGGCTATATAATTCACTATTTAGATGTTGATAAACAAGGTTTTATTAACTTAGATCAACTAAGAAGTTTAGTAAATGACAATACACTTGTTGTTAGTATTATTCTAGCTAACAATGAAATTGGAACAATTCAAAATATAACAGAAATCTCTGAAATTTGTGAAGAGGCAAGAACATATTTACACCTTGATGCAGTACAAGCTTTAACACATATACCGATTAATCTTAAAGAGTTAAAAGTTGATTTAATGAGTATCTCTGGTCATAAATTTCACGCCCCAAAAGGTGTTGGAATTCTCTACGTTAAAGAGGGAACACATATCACCAATCTAATTCATGGTGGTCAGCAAGAAAATAGCCTTCGAAGTGGTACCGAAAATGTTCCCTATATAATTGGTATTGCAAAAGCTTTAGAAGTTGGAATTGATAAATATAAAGAATACGAAGAAAGACTTAATAAATATACAAAATATTTCTTAAGTGAATTGGACAAGGCTAACGTCAATTATATTCTAAATGGTCCAAAAATTGGTAGGCATAGATTACCAGGAAATTTAAATCTTTCTTTCAAAGAGTTTGATGGTAGTGATATTACATACTATCTAAATAAGGCAAACATTTATGTTTCCACAGGTAGTGCCTGTGATAGTACTTCAATTGAACCATCGCATGTCTTAAAAGCTATTTGTGTTCCAAATGATTATATTAATGCTTCAATTAGATTTAGCATTGGAGAATATACTACAAAAGAAGAAGTAAATTATTGTGTAAGTACCCTAATAGGAATCTTAAATGACTTAAAATAA